The nucleotide window GTCTGACTCAGTGTGGTGCTGACGGTCACGAGAAACTCCCTACGGTGGCGTAACTTACGCTACCGTAGGTCCCCGTGGCCGTCAGCGCCAGTGGGGAACTCAACCGACCGTCGGCTTGAGGTCCGCCGACGGTGGCATCCACTCCTCGGCACCGGCCGTGACCTGCTCACCGGAGCGGATGTCCTTCACCTCGTCCGGCGCCCCGTCGGCACCCGGGAACCAGACGTACGGGATGCCCCGCCGCTCGGCGTAGCGGATCTGCTTGCCGAACTTCGCCGCGCTCGGCGAGACCTCGGTGGGGATACCGCGCCGCCGCAGCGCCGCCGCGATCCGGTCACTGGTCGGGCGGTGTTCCTCGTCGGCCAACGCCACCAGGACACAGGTGGGCACCGAACGCGAGACCGACAGCTCCCCCGCGCCGAAGAGCAGCCCGAGCAGCCGGGTGACACCGATCGAGATCCCCACCCCGGGGTACGAGACAGCGCCGGCGCTGGCCAGGTTGTCGTACCGACCGCCGGAGCAGATCGAGCCGAAGCGCTCGTAGCCGCGCAGTTGGGTCTCGTAGACGGTGCCGGTGTAGTAATCCAGACCACGGGCGATGCGCAGGTCCGCCACGCAGAGGCCGGGCGAGTGCTCGGCGGCGGTTTCCACCACCCGGACCAGCTCCTCGATGCCCTCGTCGAGCAGCGGGTCGCTCACCCCGAGCGCCCGCACGGCGTCGGCGAACGACGCGTCCGGGGCGGAGATCTCGGCCAGCGCCAGGCACGCCTTGGCCTGCGCCTCGCTCGCACCCGCGGTCTGCGCCAGCAGCTCGGCCACCTTGGCCGGGCCGATCTTGTCGAGCTTGTCCACGGCGCGCAGCACCGTCTCCGGGTCGGTCAGCCCGATGCCCCGGTAGAAACCCTCGGAGATCTTGCGGTTGTTGACCTGGATCGTCACCGGCGGGATCGGCAACGAGCGCAGCGCGTCCCCGATCACCAGGGGCATCTCGGCCTCGTGGTGCGCGGCCAGGGTGTCCCGGTCGACGATGTCGATGTCGGCCTGGACGAACTCCCGGTAGCGGCCCTCCTGCGGCCGCTCACCCCGCCACACCTTCTGGATCTGGTAGCGGCGGAACGGGAAGCTCAGCTTGCCGGCGTTCTCCAGCACGTACCGGGCGAACGGCACGGTCAGGTCGAAGTGCAGGCCGAGCTGATCGTCCGTGCCGGCGCCCTCGGCGTCGGCGTGCAGTCGCCGGATCACGTAGACCTCCTTCGAGGTCTCGCCCTTGCGCAGCAGCTGGTCCAGCGGCTCCACGGCGCGGGTCTCCAGCGGCGCGAAGCCGTACAGCTCGAAGGTGGCCCGGATCTTGTCGAGCACGAACTGCTCGATCATCCGCTGGCCGGGGGTCCACTCCGGGAAGCCGGAGATGGGCGTGGGCTTGCTCATCGGCGTACTCCTTGCGGTTCCGCGCCCGCGGCGCGGTGGTGTCGTGGGTCCGCGCGTGGCGCGGACGAAGATCTAGAGGCCCCGGGTGGGAGCGGCCGGCGACGTGCCAGCCACCTCGATGAGGTACGGGTTGCTGGCGCGCTCGCGGCCGATGGTGGTGCCGGGGCCGTGGCCGGGCAGCACGACGGTGTCGTCGGCCAGCGGAAGGATCTTGTCGCGCAGGCTGGTGAGCATGGCCGACATGCTGCCGCCCGGCAGGTCGGTGCGACCGATCGACCCGGCGAAGAGGACGTCGCCGGAGAGGCACAGCTCGTCGGCCTCCCAGCTCGACCCGGCGCCCGGCAGCCGGAACAGCACCGACCCGCCGGTATGGCCCGGGGCATGGTCGACGGCGATCTCCAGGCCGGCGAGCGTGAGGGTGGCGCCGTCGGTCAGCTCCGCCACGTCGTCGGGCTCGGTGTAGCTCAGCCGGCCGCCGAAGAGCGACGTCAGGTCGGTCGAGAGGCCCTTGGACGGGTCGGCCAGCATCTCCCGGTCACCGGGGTGCACGTACGCGGTGATGCCGCGCGCGCCGCAGACCGGCGCGACCGAGAAGGTGTGGTCGAGGTGGCCGTGGGTGAGCAGCACGGCGGCCGGATGCAGGCGGTGCTCGGCGAGCAGCGCGTCGAGCTGGTCGAGCACCCCGATGCCGGGGTCGACCACCACGCACTGCTCCCCCGGCGCGGTGGCAACCACGTAGCAGTTGGTGCCGAAGGCGTCCGCGGGAAAGCCGGCCACGAGCACGGGCGCTGTCCTTTCCGTCGAGCAGCTGTCGTCCTTGCACAGCAGCCTATCGGGCGCGCCGAGCGAGTTTGTCGCGTCCGTCCCGCGCGCCCCGTGGGGCACAGTGACAACCTCCGATAAGCGCTGCTCGGGATGGGGTGGACCTCGTACACCACATTCCCAGTCACTAGCCGTACACTCTGGCGGGCGTGAGGCGCGGCACACGTGACGCCCGGACGGGCCGGGGCGACCGGCCGCCGGCGACGACCAGGTAGAGGAAAGGGGAGCACCTGTGGCTTCCAGCAGGGACCGGCAGCGCAAACTGGCGCGGGCCAAGCTCGACCGGCAGTTGGCTCGTCGGGCCGCCTCCACGCGGCGCCGACGGCAGATCCAGGCCGGAGTTGGTGCCGCCCTGATCCTCGTGCTGGTCGTGGCCGGCTCGGCCTGGGGGCTCGGGGCGTTCGACTCCGACCCGAAGCAGAACACGGCCGCGGCGGACACCTGCCTCTGGACGCCGCAGGACGCGACGGCCAACACCAACCTCAAGGACGTCGGCACGCCGGCCACCAAGGATCTGCCCACCGACGGCACCCGCGCGATGACCGTGACCACCAACCAGGGTGCACCGATCACCGCGGAACTGAACCTGACCAACTCCCCGTGCGCGGCGGCGAGCATCGCCCACCTGGCCAGCCGGTCGTTCTACGACAACACCAAGTGCCACGAGATCACCGCCGAGGGCGCGCTGCGCTGCGGCGACCCCAGCGGCACGGGTCTCGGTGGGCCGACCTACTCGTTCTACGACGAGGAGGTGCCGACCGTGCCGTCGGCCTCACCGTCGGCCAGCCCGGCCCCCGGCCAGCCGCCCACG belongs to Micromonospora ureilytica and includes:
- a CDS encoding peptidylprolyl isomerase, whose amino-acid sequence is MASSRDRQRKLARAKLDRQLARRAASTRRRRQIQAGVGAALILVLVVAGSAWGLGAFDSDPKQNTAAADTCLWTPQDATANTNLKDVGTPATKDLPTDGTRAMTVTTNQGAPITAELNLTNSPCAAASIAHLASRSFYDNTKCHEITAEGALRCGDPSGTGLGGPTYSFYDEEVPTVPSASPSASPAPGQPPTYPKGTVAMISNPPGSNGSQFLMFFKDFTTADPKYPVIGRVTGGLDVVEKIGALPTVDNGTGAKVKPNTDVTIQSLTVGEPATGAAPAPSASGTPASSPSAG
- the hisS gene encoding histidine--tRNA ligase yields the protein MSKPTPISGFPEWTPGQRMIEQFVLDKIRATFELYGFAPLETRAVEPLDQLLRKGETSKEVYVIRRLHADAEGAGTDDQLGLHFDLTVPFARYVLENAGKLSFPFRRYQIQKVWRGERPQEGRYREFVQADIDIVDRDTLAAHHEAEMPLVIGDALRSLPIPPVTIQVNNRKISEGFYRGIGLTDPETVLRAVDKLDKIGPAKVAELLAQTAGASEAQAKACLALAEISAPDASFADAVRALGVSDPLLDEGIEELVRVVETAAEHSPGLCVADLRIARGLDYYTGTVYETQLRGYERFGSICSGGRYDNLASAGAVSYPGVGISIGVTRLLGLLFGAGELSVSRSVPTCVLVALADEEHRPTSDRIAAALRRRGIPTEVSPSAAKFGKQIRYAERRGIPYVWFPGADGAPDEVKDIRSGEQVTAGAEEWMPPSADLKPTVG
- a CDS encoding MBL fold metallo-hydrolase, which encodes MLVAGFPADAFGTNCYVVATAPGEQCVVVDPGIGVLDQLDALLAEHRLHPAAVLLTHGHLDHTFSVAPVCGARGITAYVHPGDREMLADPSKGLSTDLTSLFGGRLSYTEPDDVAELTDGATLTLAGLEIAVDHAPGHTGGSVLFRLPGAGSSWEADELCLSGDVLFAGSIGRTDLPGGSMSAMLTSLRDKILPLADDTVVLPGHGPGTTIGRERASNPYLIEVAGTSPAAPTRGL